From Hydractinia symbiolongicarpus strain clone_291-10 chromosome 11, HSymV2.1, whole genome shotgun sequence, the proteins below share one genomic window:
- the LOC130613482 gene encoding gamma-aminobutyric acid receptor subunit beta-like, translating into MTIFLGCPFTDPSGLCTRPITDGSLSQIRLIDGKRWRRRGQEKLQSVLIKSWMYSEFKKIISSSGIASHDDSFIFSRNSILSFEMIIYSYLNQQWTDSRLKRTNHHTVVLQDRTAVWVPDVYCLNCRKSTLNSKENRVLLRVDLQGNIYYSQAGIFHAACKFTFENFPFDEQNCKIQLSSYSYNNSYIKYRWLNEVLVKNHNLDQFLVDEKPEITSFVRNYLAGNFLPF; encoded by the exons ATGACAATATTTCTGGGGTGTCCATTCACCGACCCTTCTGGGTTATGCACACGACCCATTACCGACGGGTCACTGAGCCAAATCCGACTGATCGACGGAAAAAGATGGAGACGGAGAGGACAAGAAAAACTGCAGTCGGTTTTAATAAAATCTTGGATGTATTCCGAGTTTAAGAAAATCATTAGTAGCAGTGGCATTGCATCTCATGATGATTCGTTTATTTTTAGCAGAAATTCTATTTTAAGTTTC GAAATGATAATATACAGCTATCTTAACCAACAATGGACAGACAGCAGATTAAAACGAACAAACCATCACACAGTTGTCTTGCAGGATAGAACTGCAGTATGGGTGCCAGATGTTTACTGTTTAAACTGCAGAAAATCAACATTGAACTCTAAAGAAAACAGAGTTCTGTTAAGAGTGGATCTTCAAGGAAATATTTACTACAGTCAAGC AGGAATATTTCATGCTGCATGCAAGTTCACATTTGAAAATTTTCCATTTGATGAACAAAACTGCAAAATTCAGCTGTCAAGTT ATAGCTACAACAACAGCTACATCAAATATAGGTGGTTGAATGAAGTCTTGGTAAAAAATCACAATCTCGATCAATTTTTAGTGGATGAGAAACCAGAAATAACTTCATTTGTTCGAAATTATTTGGCCGGTAATTTTCTTCCTTTTTGA
- the LOC130614839 gene encoding glycine receptor subunit alpha-3-like, with protein MWLSITLLYEAAVIQILTKYYKYALLFLGNFTVLEVTLKFKRQTGFYVIRLFVPSAMLVCLSWVAFFVSPTEVGDRLAIGITLILSMIFLLGYVDSSLPKVSYVKAVDWYLIMALIMIVSSVMETVLLYWYIQRRKKKALAVGSLCLTIFEMIFQPLFGANKSNMDVRKRLKSSLRNENFIFNFLLKILFYRGLNL; from the coding sequence ATGTGGCTCTCGATCACGCTGCTTTACGAGGCTGCGGTAATACAAATACttacaaaatattataaatatgcTCTATTATTTTTAGGTAATTTCACGGTGCTTGAGGTTACTTTGAAGTTTAAAAGACAAACCGGTTTTTACGTTATACGTTTATTTGTTCCAAGCGCTATGCTTGTGTGCTTATCATGGGTAGCATTTTTTGTTTCACCTACAGAAGTTGGTGACCGCTTAGCAATTGGTATCACATTAATTCTATCTATGATATTTCTTCTTGGATATGTCGATTCATCACTTCCAAAGGTCTCCTACGTCAAAGCTGTCGATTGGTATTTAATCATGGCACTCATAATGATTGTCTCCAGTGTTATGGAAACTGTTCTGTTGTACTGGTATATTCAAAGAAGGAAAAAGAAAGCATTAGCCGTAGGTAGTTTATGTCTAACCATATTCGAAATGATTTTCCAGCCACTATTTGGCGCGAACAAGAGCAATATGGATGTACGAAAACGTCTAAAGAGTAGTTtaagaaatgaaaattttatttttaactttttattaaaaattctattttacCGAGGACTTAATCTATGA